In Acidimicrobiales bacterium, the genomic window GCGGACGAATCGCAGAGCGCGGGCGGCTTCCGGGAGTTCGCGTCGGCGGACTCGTCGACCCCACCGACGTTGAACCTGATCTGGTCGGACCCCTCCGACGCCGGCGAGGACAACACCGCGCCGACGGTCTCGGGTCCGTACGCCCCGCAGGGCGACCTCGCCTCGACCGCGGTGACCGCGTCGGCGGTGTATGACGACACCGACGAGGACCGCGGCCACGTGACGTACTTCTCGTACTTCCCGGATACGTACCTGCTCTCGGTGATCACTGCCCCCGAAGTTGACCCGGGGGAGACGTCAGGATTCTCGGCAACGGTCCCGTGGGACGTGCGGTTCTCGTGGCGGGCGTCAGCAGTCGAGGACGACGTCGACGCGCCAGGGTTGCCGCATTCACCGCTCACCCCGTTCATCGAGTTCGAGGCCAGGTCGGTGCAGCTCACCGACCCCGTCCCGGACCAGGTCCTGTTCGACGACGTGACCGTGACCGCCACCGCGGCGGTCACCACCAACCTGACGGGCGTGCAGTTCCTGTTGGACGGCAACGTCGTGTTCACCGACACGGCGGCGCCGTTCGAGATGGCCGGGTCGAGCACCACCACCGCCGACGGGCCGCACACCCTGGCGGCACGGGCCGTGTACAGCAGCGGCCCGCCCCGGACCAGCGTCACGATCGACGTCACCGTGGACAACGGCCTCAACACCCAACAACGCCTCCAGGTCGACCTCGGCACCGGCCGCATCGACCTCGACGAGTTCACCGAGTACGGCGTCAAGGGCCTGCTGAACCAGGACGCCATCGAACCCCGCTACCGGTCCACCGCCGAAGCCTCTATCGACCCCACTGCGGGTGTGCTCAGCTACCTGGGCAACGGGTGGGGGAGCCTCGACCCAGCCCAGAAGGAGGACATCGAGTCGTTCCTCACTCCAGAAATGACCTCGGTGGCAGGGACACTGTCTGGTTGCACCGGCCTGGTCGAAACCGATGTCTTCGACTTCACCGGGCTACCGGGCTGCATCCACACCACGCCGCACTTCGCGATCATCTACAACCCTGGCGAAGGTGACATCGACCCTGACGAGGACGACAACCCGGAGAACGGGCTGCCTGACTTCATCGACACCATGGAAACCTCGCTCGAAGGAGCGCGCCAGGCCTACATCAACATGGGCTACGAACCGGCCCCCGGTGTCGTGGTGGTTCTGGTGCAGGGCGCCGGGGAAGGTTTCGCCAGCCCGGTCGGGTCGTTCATCCGGCTCGGGAACCAAGCACCGAGCGCGACGTACCTGGCGCGCCATGAGTTGTTCCATCAGGTCCAGTACAACTACACGGCCCTTCGAGACATCGACGGCTACGTCGCCGACTTCTCGGACTTCCACCTCCCGTATGACGAGACCACGTTGTGGTGGCTCGAGGCCAGCGCCGAATGGGCCGCCCATCAGGCCTCGGTCGCCATCGGCGACCCCGACGAACCTACCTATGCCCGTCATCTGGATCAGGTGTTCGGGGCATCTAGGTCATACCTCGCAGACTTTCCGGCGATCTTCACCGCCGGCGTGCCGTTCAACTCGGTGGACTTCACGCCGGACCGGTCGCACGCCTACGGGTCGTTCATCTTCGCCGAGTACCTCGAGGAGGAGTTCGACCCCGAGTTCATGCGGCGCATCTGGGAAGGGATCGACACGTCGGACGACGAGGTGTCCGAGGTCATCGAGGGCCTGCTCGTCGACGACGAGAGCACGTCGATCGACCAGGTGCTCCCCGAGTTCTGGATCGCGAACTACCTGTTCGACGACCGCTCCGGGCTCGGTGGTCGCTACCACTACGGCGACCCTCACCTCGATTCGGTGTGGCGAGATGCACTCGAGGACTCAGACCTCTCCGTCGGGGCCGATGATTTTGCGGAGATCCCGCGTCCGGATCGGACGCGGCTGGTGTTGTCGACGCCCGAGGTGCCGGTGACGTCCGAGGTGCGAGTGGCGCCGGGCGGCAGTGCGTTCGTCGACCTCGACCCCAAGAACAACCTCCAGGGCGATGTCGAGCTCACCCTCGAGATCGGGGACTCGGGCCACCTCAACAAGTACCGGTTCTCCACGATCGCTTATCAGCGGGCCCCGAACAGTGGCGTGGAGTCGGGTCTCCCGGCCGTGTGCCAGCGCGACGGCGAGTCGATCATCGAGACCTACGAGTCCGAGCTCGCGTCCTTCGGAGACCAAGTCCGAATCGACGGTGCGTGCCAGAGCGCCACGCTGGTCATCACCAACATCGACCTCAACTCCGATGACCGCAACGGCGACGAGTTCACGGTCACCGCGTCGTTCGAGAACACGTCGCCGCTGACCGACGTCGTGTCGGCCAACTCGCTCGGCGTGTTGGGCAACGACACGAGCACCCACGGGGCGCTGTCGTCCGACGGGACCGCGGCAGTGTTCGCCTCGACCGCCCCGAACATGGTCACCGGGGACCAGGGTTCGGGCGCCGAGATCTACCAGCACCGCCTCGTCGACCCTGGCGGTCGAGAGACCGTGCTCGTGTCCGGCGGGGACCCCGATGGGACCACCGACCCCGACGACAGCAGCGGGTACCCGGTGGCCTCCAGCGACGGTGAGCTCGTTGCGTTCGCGTCGCTCGACGAAGACCTCGACGACACCGGCCTACCCAGCGACGGCGCGCAGATCTACATCGCCCAACCCGGGGCGCCCGCGTCGATCGAGCGGGTGTCCTTGTTCGAGCCTGAAAGCACCCAGTTGGCGGCCGCGGGTCGCCCTGCGATCTCGGGCGACGGCCGCTACGTGGTATACGAGGCCGGCGCCTACGCCGGGCTCGACCGGCCCGCCACGTTCGCTTCGGGAGCGGTGTCGGCGATCTACCTGCACGACCGGGATCACCCGTTGTGGCCGCCGACCTGCCTGTCGTGCGACGTGAACGGCGTCCCGGTCGGGTTGAGCTTCGACCCGGACATCACCGACGACGGCGACTACGTGGTGTTCTCCACCGACGCGGCGTTGGTCACGACCGACACCAACAGCGTGGTGGACGTGTACGAGTACAACACGGTGCACAACACCTTGACCCGTGTCTCGACCGACGCGATCGGCGGGGAGTCGCTGGTCGCGTCCACGAGCCCGGAGGTCGGCGG contains:
- a CDS encoding DNRLRE domain-containing protein, giving the protein MFSEDGGIERGAEVVSLRSEFSRTFATSVAGVFETVSSSAPLHFEGADGGWRRFDNDLESASGDVVAPAATDVPVAIASDASAAELVAVEPAEGVSVGFGLEGAAAVEAEVAGDTATFSEVVEGVDVELTALDRGVKETIVLASPESPSEFRFPLVLEGASASVNAEGAVEYRDGTGAVVAVTPAGFMVDSATARGVGERSEAVTYAVEDDGSGPVLVVSVDPGWLADPARVFPVLVDPTVEPPFATVEVGADDTYVADSDTGDHSTNNSLYVGYGDGAVLRSYLQFPGMDDFDGMNVYDARLDLRQVFGTNCSPGPVEAYPVPTAWEGSEVTSWPGPVEDLVDRVAIDSMSGTAGFGAPGCSSPGAVSIHLTAGAARWTSTNPNESWANNGVMLRAADESQSAGGFREFASADSSTPPTLNLIWSDPSDAGEDNTAPTVSGPYAPQGDLASTAVTASAVYDDTDEDRGHVTYFSYFPDTYLLSVITAPEVDPGETSGFSATVPWDVRFSWRASAVEDDVDAPGLPHSPLTPFIEFEARSVQLTDPVPDQVLFDDVTVTATAAVTTNLTGVQFLLDGNVVFTDTAAPFEMAGSSTTTADGPHTLAARAVYSSGPPRTSVTIDVTVDNGLNTQQRLQVDLGTGRIDLDEFTEYGVKGLLNQDAIEPRYRSTAEASIDPTAGVLSYLGNGWGSLDPAQKEDIESFLTPEMTSVAGTLSGCTGLVETDVFDFTGLPGCIHTTPHFAIIYNPGEGDIDPDEDDNPENGLPDFIDTMETSLEGARQAYINMGYEPAPGVVVVLVQGAGEGFASPVGSFIRLGNQAPSATYLARHELFHQVQYNYTALRDIDGYVADFSDFHLPYDETTLWWLEASAEWAAHQASVAIGDPDEPTYARHLDQVFGASRSYLADFPAIFTAGVPFNSVDFTPDRSHAYGSFIFAEYLEEEFDPEFMRRIWEGIDTSDDEVSEVIEGLLVDDESTSIDQVLPEFWIANYLFDDRSGLGGRYHYGDPHLDSVWRDALEDSDLSVGADDFAEIPRPDRTRLVLSTPEVPVTSEVRVAPGGSAFVDLDPKNNLQGDVELTLEIGDSGHLNKYRFSTIAYQRAPNSGVESGLPAVCQRDGESIIETYESELASFGDQVRIDGACQSATLVITNIDLNSDDRNGDEFTVTASFENTSPLTDVVSANSLGVLGNDTSTHGALSSDGTAAVFASTAPNMVTGDQGSGAEIYQHRLVDPGGRETVLVSGGDPDGTTDPDDSSGYPVASSDGELVAFASLDEDLDDTGLPSDGAQIYIAQPGAPASIERVSLFEPESTQLAAAGRPAISGDGRYVVYEAGAYAGLDRPATFASGAVSAIYLHDRDHPLWPPTCLSCDVNGVPVGLSFDPDITDDGDYVVFSTDAALVTTDTNSVVDVYEYNTVHNTLTRVSTDAIGGESLVASTSPEVGGYTTNDAVAYQQGDDVVVHYQGNRYVHDDVNLVELAPGGIGGMVVRSGGDLYHLWPIDTSHAPVLVSAGIDGPANAPAWGGSLDYYGRLVVFNTDADNLLIADTNDTTDVFLRYFDVNNPS